The sequence gcggcgtcgacgcaGGTCATCAACGGCGGGGGGCGCAACCCGGTGTTCGACCAGTCGCTGCGCCTGGGCGTGCGCGCCGgggacgtcgacggcgcgcTCCGGTGCGAGGTGTGGATGCTGAGCCGGGTCAAGAACTACCTGCAGGACCAGCTGCTGGGGTTCGCGCTCGTGCCGCTCccggacgtcgtcgccgccgagggcGGCACGCTCGCCCGCGAGTTCCCGCTCTCCACCAACGACATCTTCCATTCCCACGCCGGGTTCCTGCAGCTCGAGCTGTCCTACATCGGGGTCGTGCCTGAGGTCGTGCCCATCTCGCCGACGCCCAAGCCGGCCCTGGCCGACGCGGAggagcacggcgccggcggcgccggcggcgcggcgaacgGTAAGGAGTACGAGAAGATCGAGTTCCCCGATCTGAATCTCGTGGAGGAGAACCAGATCATGCTGTCGGAGTACATCGGGCTGCCGTGCTCCGCCGTGGAGCCGCAGAGCTCCGAGAGCCTCCTGACCtcggaggaggacggcgacggcgccaccgccgagaCCCACGTCGCCGGTGTGCGCGTCGTGCAGAGCTTCTCGACGGACAACAGCACCGCCGACTCGGCCGGCACCTTCCGGAGCGACACCCCGGTCAGCAGCGTGTCCACCACGgagtcccccgccgccgccgcggtcccGGCCACCCCGCAGTCCAACTCCTCCGGCAATGCCGTCTCGTCGGCGGAGCAGAAGGAGAAGgccgcctccgacgccgccgacgcggaggTGGAGTCCTCCCGCACCGTGCAGAGCAGCGCCAGCCCGGCGGCGAACTCCCCCGGCGCCATGTCCGAGAGCGCGGTGGATAAGCCGCCGGTCATCCGCGTCAACCTCGAGCAGGAGGTCAAGGTCGACCAGAAGGAGATCATGGACATGTACATGAAGAGCATGCAGCAGTTCACGGAGTCCCTCGCCAAGATGAAGCTCCCGCTGGACCTGGACAACGGCAGCGACAAGAGCGCggccgtctccggcgccggcgccgccgcttccgaCGCGGACTCCAGCGGCGCCGActcgggcgcggcggccgcggcggcggcgaagaagccgATGGCCGGTGGGCCGGAGAAATCTCCCAAAGTATTCTACGGAAGCCGTGCTTTCTTCTGAAGCAAAGAGATGGGGCATTTGCAGCCGTCGGATCTCAGCTGAAACTTACTACTAGTTCAGAGGAATAACacgttctcctcctcctgctcctgctgctgctgttcttgttCTAGGCTTGTCATCAGATCTCGCAAGACGAGCAAACTAGCTGCTCTGTTTTAATATATCAGTACTCTAATGAAAAAAATGGTTTGGTTTCTTCGTTCCTTTTCAGCTATATTTCGATCAAAAACAGTTAAATTCGCCAAGAAGGAACACGGTAAAATCACCCGTCTTTGTACTACCATCCAAAAGCATCGAGGCGTATTTATCTGTCGATTAAACGCTAAAAAGTACGTTCATCTGTCTTGGGGGACCATAGAAACACTCGCATTTGATGCTTGTCATCACCATCTGATTGGAAGAGGCAGCTGCCCACACCATCTGATTGTACTACCTAGAAGGGCGGTGTGGGACAGCGTGGAAAGTGCACCGGTGCCAATTCTGAAGTTGTTCGTATGCCATTTGTCGATCGATCTTGCTCATGGTTTCAAGGCTTTTTAATAGGAGTCCTGAATACAATCAATAAGCGATATTGATCTTGTCGGATGCATGTCTGCGTATACAGGTATACTGATGGATGTGGATGTCGAAAGTAGCACATCAATAACCTATATGCTGTGATCATGGAATACTCCTACCTTTCTTTCTCAATCCACACTCTTGTTTGTGTAGGTCTGTAGATTGTTGGGTTCATCTTGAAATGTACGAATTTTACacggttttttaaaaggaaagaagaaaatttaatCACCATTCCTACAAAAGATTCCCAATGCTACAAATTGAAGagcaagttttttttccccagaAAGAATAAAGAAAGAATAAAGATTGGAAAGTCTGTCATTCTTTCCAACGTAAATTCTATCaaacatctactccctccgtcccaaaaaaacgataaaccctggtttccgtgcccaacgtttgaatgtctgtcttatttgaaaaaaattaaaaagataagtcacgcataaaatattaatcatgttttatcatataacaacaaggaaaatacgaattataaaaaaatttcatataagacggatagtcaaagttggatacggaaacccatggtttgtctttttttgggacggagggagtatctaagaAATGCAAATGCTCATTTTCTATAAAATAATGAACACTTGCACTTTTTTGAGAACTTTTTTTAACAAAGATATCCTGGGACATCTTATTTCTAACTTATATTAAAGAAAGCAGAAAATACCATATCAAAAAGGAAAATTACAATCAAATTTAACAAAGTCTTCTTTTTCACCGCATCCATCACAACCATGGCTGCTCTATGTTGTTCCACGTCCCCGTCGATCCTGTCACTAGTGGCAGAGAGGACAAACagagaacaagaaaaaaataatgaacacttgtattttttttagagcttGAACActtgtgtttcagcttttttttctctctctctcccttcatcCATGCTTATTCATAATtttgattgttatatttgtatattCATAGATTTTCCATTGCATACACATATTAGCATATGTTATCCCACATTTTCCGCTgcatatttttcctattttaatcttattattctCTATGTCTTAAATTATAAGAAGTTTTATAAGATTATAGATCTATCAGGAAAGTGGGTGGAACTACACGGTGAATGGTTGTGCTAGGTCAAGATGAGATAGTAGTTAAAGAAATTAAAAGTATAGGATTGTATTTGGTTGAAAGAAGAGAGTAGGTGGAGAAGTTCTATTTTATGACAATTTTTGAATACGAGAAGTTATTAGATCTTAGAATAAATGAAGTAATTTTCTCGGTCATTGAAATATCGAAAAGGAACCGACAAATTTTACCAACAAAACGTACCATCCGAGCGGAGCTGCCATGCGACCGTGCCTAaacccaaccctatataaatataaatatgaaattgcTAACTTCCGTTTGACATAAAATCGAAGCACATatcttgcttttctttttttgaattcACCCATCCACTTGGAGATTTGTGCAGCCTGATTTTCTCCTCCTGCTCCGATGAGCTTGTCGATCTCAGGTGATGGTAGTGGCAAAACAGACCAGTTAGGTATCGGGGGGTGGGGACAGAGTAAGATGGTGCAAAGGGGTAAGTTTCATGGGCCATGGGCTTAAAGGTATAGTCGCGGGGTGGAGCCGCCACCAAAGTTGCAGGGTCGGTACTGAGCAGTGAGCCAGTGTTGATGATGAGGACTATTAGAGATGGGAAAGACAGCGAGGGCAGGGACACCTTGCTCGGCTTGCCACCATCAGCTTGAGGAGAGGCAGGGAAGGGATGTCCACATGGTGTGGTGGTGATGGCGGAGGAGGTCCTGCATCGGTTGGAGGAGTGATGGTGTCGGCAGTGAAAAAATTTGAGATCATGCCATCATAAAAAAGGGTCTTGTAACAATGGTGGGGGGTAGCATGGTAGGTGGTAGAGCTTGGGGTAGCATGGGATCAACATGACTATAAATGGATTGCGGCAATGGTAGCAAAGGAGCTCGCCAAATCTTGAGCTCGACGCTTCTTCCTCAACTAACCTCGCCCGTCCTTGTCTCCGATGGGTCTTTCGCGATCGCATTCGCCTTAGCAGATCAGATGATCTCTCCATCATCAGTGTTAAAACTAAGCTCGAGGGCTAGCAAGGTCATTGAGATCGCTCTTCTTCCTCAACATCGGGATCGTTTTTGAGAGCCGACGAAGTTTGGTACCATTGCCACTGCCCTTTAAATTGTTAGATTGGGCTGTTAGGATGTGTTGGACCACCAAATCCGATGGTAAGAAGACCAATGAAGGTGACATTTTAAcagatataatttaaaattatggtATTTGAAGGGAAGCATTTTTACGATTCATGGTACACGGGGATGCAGTTGTAAACAGGAGCAACACTCACCCGTACGACGAGCCACCTCGAAAGCATAGTACCATGCACCAGTTGAGAGAGCCACGGGAATAGTATTCCTTTTTCATCTCGTCTTGCATATAGTACGGTGTAGCAACTGGACACGCTTTTTTAGACTGTAGTAGAACACCGACGATGGGATTGGTCCCATTCCATTGAACTGTGGGAGCAGTGCTCAAATTACCAGTGCAAGGAGGCGAATGCTactagttctaaaaaaaaaggaaaaataagagGAAAATGCTGGACAACCGAAGGGGTATACTCCCTTCGTGCCATAAAAACCAAACTAGTATTGAATGTGTCTTATATTATAATGTGTCATATTcagttctagattcgttttttatgggacggagggagtatactccCAATGGAATACTGCAAGTTTAACCTTTTCACTACTTCTATGTACTTTGAAATCTCAATTCATCAATTTAACTTGTGTTTACTGCCCTGTTGTGTATAATTGAGCATTTGCTATCTGTTGAGTTCGTCTGAAAGACAGTTCATAATAGCTGCCTGTAAAAGTACTTTTCTCGTTAAGATTTAGATTTTACCTTGAttttcgttagcacgttttccaaactactaaacgatacgTTCTGTGAAAAACTTTCTAAcataagttgctttaaaatattaaatatatcaatttatcaagtttgtaataattaaaacttaattaatcatgtactaataatTTCCTAGTTTGACGTGCGTCAGGTTAAACTTAGTCTTCGTTAGTTCCAATCTCGCAACCAAAATATGCTTGTTGCTTCGTTAGATTGAACAGCATTCAAACGGTTTGGATGAGCAGGTACAATAAAGATTCATCCGTCGGCGATAGTGTATCTACGTTGGCTCGCATGCTGTGCTGGAGGAGAGAAGGATAGTGAGAGAACGCTAGCGGGCGACTAAATAAGCGC is a genomic window of Oryza glaberrima chromosome 7, OglaRS2, whole genome shotgun sequence containing:
- the LOC127780120 gene encoding uncharacterized protein LOC127780120 encodes the protein MESQQEKAVSAPAANGSGGAGGGELIGYVDVHVQSARDIQNICIYHKQDVYARLSLPGEGAPAASTQVINGGGRNPVFDQSLRLGVRAGDVDGALRCEVWMLSRVKNYLQDQLLGFALVPLPDVVAAEGGTLAREFPLSTNDIFHSHAGFLQLELSYIGVVPEVVPISPTPKPALADAEEHGAGGAGGAANGKEYEKIEFPDLNLVEENQIMLSEYIGLPCSAVEPQSSESLLTSEEDGDGATAETHVAGVRVVQSFSTDNSTADSAGTFRSDTPVSSVSTTESPAAAAVPATPQSNSSGNAVSSAEQKEKAASDAADAEVESSRTVQSSASPAANSPGAMSESAVDKPPVIRVNLEQEVKVDQKEIMDMYMKSMQQFTESLAKMKLPLDLDNGSDKSAAVSGAGAAASDADSSGADSGAAAAAAAKKPMAGGPEKSPKVFYGSRAFF